In the Acidobacteriota bacterium genome, CCGCACGTGGTCACCGGGGTCGGCGCCACGTGCCCGGAGTCGATCGAGAGCTCGTCGGACTTCCACGTCAGCCAGCACAGTCGTCAGCGCTTTGGGTTGTTGCTCGTCCAGGTAGTCGATCAGGGCCAGCGACTCGCGTTCGGGCCGCCCCAGCTTAACGATCGCCGAGGAGTCGAAGTAGGCCTTCACAGGATGCGCTCCTCGCGCATCTCGGCGATTAAATCCTCAGAACTTGGCAGACCAGGCGGCTCCGCCTTGGGCAGCTTGAGATTCCTGAGCGACGCGGTCGGCGCCGTCGCCTTGCCCTCCGCCACCAACCGGTCGAGCACGTCCACGGGCTTGGGCAACGGCGTCAGCAGGGCGACCACGCGACCGTGCTCGGTCACGCGCATCGTCTCGCCTTCCTTCACCCGGTCGAGATACACCGACAGGTTCTGGCGCAGTTCACGCACTCCAATGGCATCCATGTAGCACATAGTAGCACATCAGGGCGGCGCCAAAAGAAAAGGACCCAGGGAATTTCTTCCCTGGGTCCTTTGGGGCGATGTGGCGTCCGCCTTTAGGCGGACCATCCGCCTTCGTCCTACCGGACTACGCGAGACAGGCAGGTTACTCGACTTCGGTGATGCCCCTGGCTTCCGCCTCGTCCGGCTCCACCAGGTATTCCATCTCGCGGTCCAGCTCCATGTCCTCGTCGCTCGGCTGCTGCACCGGCGGCGGCGGTGGCGGTTCGTCCGCGGGAATCTGCACGTGCCGATACCACCAGAAGCCCGTGCCGGCGGGAATCAAGCGTCCCATCGTCACGTTTTCCTTCAGGCCGCGCAGGTAGTCGATCTTCCCGGAGATGGCGGCCTCGGTGAGGACGCGGGTGGTCTCCTGGAATGATGCCGCCGAGATGAACGACTCGGTCGACAGCGACGCCTTGGTGATGCCGAGCAGCAGCGGCTGGGCCTTGGCCGGGTGGCCGCCGTTGCCGATGACGCGCTCGTTCTCTTCCATGAA is a window encoding:
- a CDS encoding type II toxin-antitoxin system prevent-host-death family antitoxin, whose product is MDAIGVRELRQNLSVYLDRVKEGETMRVTEHGRVVALLTPLPKPVDVLDRLVAEGKATAPTASLRNLKLPKAEPPGLPSSEDLIAEMREERIL